The following proteins are co-located in the Apis mellifera strain DH4 linkage group LG11, Amel_HAv3.1, whole genome shotgun sequence genome:
- the LOC552468 gene encoding MATH and LRR domain-containing protein PFE0570w-like isoform X4: MLFLYIYRELSKDCDRFSYLNIMSDLLAFYIDMELKASRKSREDHDKICARITSCLYVYLEHSMDYLLDTLMKIQFMCRSYHHILDPIMTKIIKSIPTHPESDIMYIRYFFIYRLWRKINENVAVKNQITTAAIASLGPLPLTFSSSILEDVLPKVPKSQPNSTKSLLQQKFDIKKHCVMFTQYCKENNGSVYQDGPATPIDSSSRINSKMVFIYPEDIVKEDVEYIDNNINSIISNKNKQNESISLLKTFKSLNLEKQTSFKCLGTFSNNISTKHVNSKTMKSNKNRLRRKCKKTNEIVVIDLTSDVVLEKCIKKRKSRKLAWLEEAKKNIDLKIITASQKKQKQKSSISRSHQLEEPSQLVDATENLNKKQESNQMVIDVKNSENNKKLIACTENITKSIDIEVNTKKTQIKTSTITNKAVLTEILSLKKQVSKVSNSIVNSNCLSNRDNSNIQNEEKKDDRFNKQTVIKRLVETDDFSEPETREKLESFKKVCDLETECAGVNNITICTPYNSKDNAANSNHSNFNVINNEITDKITLSKNTERSNQNIQNNKTLDVCFNKTILESDYSNKIFNSEVRCEELITAQNNKTETISTETIKNIEASSVKSLVNYKEKQESSCVFVKISTMQEKSESQMESKSSKCTNKVKNEFCPRTELEICKEINKNIKEDKSSIANIRESIFESYSMDKKNISNTNNATCPNENIENNKNSCIDTNFKRCIDDIIENKCDGKFGKYTNKEDISCESNEISSVSSEIETKECSKIIEEKNVNNVAKNKYITQELQDNIDGLSLLASVSQHIPHLKPESDIKCDQIKVKDYASLRYACYNQITDDEADTNDSSNTVSQLLENPSTEIINRIVGIYPEDALDVALHVEVTSNETNNGNNDSELCKVIFQPETNLNYDTDTLTHNLAPIENNVQTVKENTNVILNGETVVLLQKSPNSNLYIINKAIENSKDHNNDEENNRLKEKNWISQTEDCGQFETLSSLDHVSCNLDLTPYQENKCSIVRGKGIKIEWEDNFSDMKTYSTKLSTDMLSINSQIYQDINVMNKSIDKRKSNSTFRQNIKQEFNISNHMASNCAIPGFSGIHSHPREVDSQHPLHIPATHPTTLPAIYGNCADNTELCVPYHKHCTSVSCNLQINATSSLYSHAKSGNPCGRSHCSCLNCTYDIVAHCRQCMHPASDSHVSCIESSPYFLSTHSSVQSPAVQEHDRAKNEVIEKLYDDQLLCKIEKNLLQNNSLEKLEVQCDSERMFNKAAENKLPLKKRLKAHAMAYGEVQIKAKNVDNYPAMPMMSIAALEALDNTRKGSDQIVKSEYEVSVGKKEESHNDYHCSSNLIRRNYYKDMHVANSHQNLAKENTRKIECQFRSTNNQTDNTICQESCLQRTVKTSAQRKEINLSDVASLKQFDIEPMEQEGTYKKIKKTQSPLRQTRSSKRNVPKVNYSYTDVDPEWNPSGESKRKRKKTSR; this comes from the exons atgttattcttatatatttatcgtgaACTTTCTAAG gattGTGATAGATtcagttatttaaatattatgtcaGATTTATTAGCATTCTATATAGATATGGAATTAAAAGCATCTAGAAAAAGCAGAGAGGATCATGATAAAATTTGTGCAAGGATTACTTCCTGTCTATATGTTTATCtag AACATTCCatggattatttattagatacattgatgaaaatacaatttatgtgTCGCAGTTATCATCATATTTTAGATCCAATTATGAc gaaaataataaaaagtattcccACACATCCAGAATcagatataatgtatattcgttacttttttatttatcgtttgtggagaaaaataaatgaaaatgtagctgtaaaaaatcaaataacaaCTGCAGCAATTGCATCTCTGGGGCCATTGCCATTAACATTTTCATCAAGTATATTAGAAGATGTATTGCCAAAAGTGCCAAAGAGTCAACCAAATTCTACAAAATCTCTTCtacaacaaaaatttgatataaagaaACATTGTGTAATGTTTACACAATATTGCAAAGAAAACAATGGAAGTGTATACCAGGACGGACCTGCAACTCCCATTGATTCGTCCAGtagaattaattcaaaaatggtatttatatat CCGGAAGATATCGTTAAGGAAGATgtagaatatatagataataacataaattcaattatttcaaataaaaataaacaaaatgaatCTATTTCTTTgctaaaaacttttaaatctctaaatttggaaaaacaaactagttttaaatgtttaggtacattttcgaataatatttctacaaaGCATGTTAATTCTAAAACAATGAAATCAAACAAAAATCGTTTGCggagaaaatgtaaaaagacCAATGAGATTGTAGTTATTGACTTAACTAGCGATGTAGTGcttgaaaaatgtataaagaaaaggaaatcaaGAAAATTAGCATGGTTAGAAGAGGCAAAGAAGAACATCGATTTGAAGATAATAACAGCATCACAGAAGAAACAAAAGCAAAAAAGTAGTATTTCACGAAGTCATCAATTAGAAGAACCATCTCAATTAGTAGATGCCACAGAAAATCTcaataaaaaacaagaatCTAACCAGATGGTTATTGATGTTAAAAATagcgaaaataataaaaaattgatagctTGTACAGAAAACATAACAAAATCAATCGATATAGAAGTCAATACTAAAAAAACACAAATTAAAACATCTACAATAACCAATAAAGCAGTTTTGACTGAGATACTCTCATTAAAAAAGCAAGTATCAAAAGTTTCAAATAGCATTGTTAATAGTAATTGTTTAAGTAACAGAGATAATTCGAATAtacaaaatgaagaaaagaaagacgatagatttaataaacaaactgTGATCAAGCGACTGGTAGAAACAGATGATTTCTCAGAACCTGAAACACGCGAAAAActtgaaagttttaaaaaagtcTGTGATCTAGAAACAGAATGCGCAGGTGTAAATAATATCACAATATGTACTCCATATAATTCCAAAGATAATGCCGCTAATTCTAATCATTCTAACttcaatgtaattaataatgaaataaccgATAAGATaacattatcgaaaaatacagAAAGAAGTAATCAAAATATccagaataataaaacattagatgtttgtttcaataaaacaattcttgaatctgattattctaataagatatttaattctgAAGTTAGATGTGAAGAATTAATTACggcacaaaataataaaactgaaaCGATTTCTACTGAAACAATAAAGAACATTGAAGCATCTTCTGTTAAAAGTTTAGTAAATTATAAGGAAAAGCAAGAGTCATCATGTGTGTTTgtcaaaatttcaacaatgcAAGAAAAGTCTGAATCACAAATGGAATCGAAATCATCAAAATGTACAAACaaagtaaaaaatgaattctgCCCGCGAACagaattagaaatttgtaaagaaataaacaagaatataaaagaagataaatcaAGCATTGCTAATATCAGAGAATCTATTTTCGAATCTTATTCTatggataagaaaaatatttctaatacaaataatgcaaCGTGcccgaatgaaaatattgagaataataaaaattcttgtatCGATACAAACTTTAAGAGATGTATAGATGATATAATAGAGAACAAGTGCGATGGTAAGTTTGGAAAATATACTAATAAGGAAGATATTTCTTGTGAATCTAATGAAATATCTTCTGTGTCATCGGAAATAGAGACAAAAGAATgtagtaaaataatagaagaaaaaaatgtgaataatgttgccaaaaataaatacatcacTCAAGAATTACAAGACAATATCGATGGTTTATCGTTGTTGGCTAGTGTTTCGCAACATATACCCCATTTGAAGCCTGAATCTGATATAAAATGTGatcaaataaaagtaaaagattACGCATCTTTGAGATATGCGtgttataatcaaattactGACGATGAGGCAGATACAAATGATTCGTCAAACACTGTTTCTCAATTGCTCGAAAATCCATCCACAGAAATTATCAATAGAATTGTCGGTATTTATCCCGAGGATGCCTTAGATGTTGCACTTCACGTAGAAGTAACAtctaatgaaacaaataatggaaataatgaTAGCGAATTGTGTAAAGTCATATTTCAACCGGAAACAAATCTAAATTATGACACAGATACATTAACACATAATTTAGCTCCTATAGAAAATAATGTGCAAACTgtgaaagaaaatacaaatgtaATACTAAACGGAGAAACTGTAGTTTTGCTGCAAAAATCTCCTAATAGCAATTTGTACATTATAAACAAAGCAATCGAAAATTCTAAAGATCATAATAACGATGAAGAGAACAAtagattaaaggaaaaaaattggatatctCAAACTGAAGATTGTGGACAATTTGAAACTCTATCTTCTTTAGATCATGTATCGTGTAATTTGGATTTAACTCCGTATCAAGAGAACAAGTGTTCCATAGTGCGAggtaaaggaataaaaatagaatgggaagataatttttcagatatgAAAACATATTCCACGAAGTTGTCAACTGATATGCTCTCTataaattcacaaatatatcaGGATATAAATGTTATGAACAAATCGATAGACAAGAGGAAATCAAATTCTACTTTTCGACAAAATATCAAGCAAGAGTTCAATATCTCCAACCACATGGCATCGAATTGTGCAATTCCAGGATTCAGTGGAATTCACTCGCATCCACGAGAAGTTGATAGTCAACATCCCTTGCATATTCCCGCTACTCATCCAACGACCTTACCAGCGATTTATGGAAATTGTGCTGACAACACGGAATTGTGTGTACCATATCATAAACATTGCACTTCGGTATCatgtaatttacaaattaatgcCACTTCTTCCCTTTATTCGCATGCGAAATCGGGAAATCCGTGTGGAAGATCGCATTGCTCTTGTTTAAATTGCACTTATGATATCGTTGCGCATTGCAGACAATGTATGCACCCGGCATCGGATTCTCATGTGTCTTGTATCGAAAGTAGTCCGTATTTCTTGTCAACGCACTCTTCAGTACAAAGCCCTGCCGTCCAAGAGCATGACAGAGCAAAGAATGAGgtcatagaaaaattatacgacGATCAATTATTGTGTAAGATAGAGAAGAAtcttttgcaaaataattcattggaaaaattggaagtACAATGTGATTCCGAAAGGATGTTTAATAAAGCtgcagaaaataaattaccttTGAAGAAAAGGTTGAAAGCGCATGCAATGGCATATGGTGAAGTACAGATAAAAGCAAAAAATGTAGACAATTATCCTGCTATGCCTATGATGTCCATAGCTGCTTTAGAAGCATTGGACAATACGCGGAAAGGATCCGATCAAATCGTTAAATCTGAATACGAAGTATCTGTtggtaaaaaagaagaatcacaTAATGACTATCATTGTAGTTCAAATTtgataagaagaaattattataaggaTATGCATGTTGCCAATTCACATCAGAATCTcgcaaaagaaaatacaagaaaGATCGAATGTCAATTTCGATCGACAAATAATCAGACTGATAATACGATATGTCAGGAATCTTGTCTTCAGAGGACAGTTAAAACATCCGCGCAACGGAAAGAGATCAATCTGTCAGACGTGGCATCTTTAAAGCAATTTGATATAGAACCGATGGAACAAGAAGGAACGtacaaaaagataaagaaaacacAGTCGCCTCTACGACAAACAAGAAGCTCAAAACGAAACGTTCCTaaagtaaattattcttaCACCGATGTTGATCCAGAATGGAATCCGTCCGGTGAGTCAAAACGCAAACGTAAAAAGACTAGTCGATGA
- the LOC552468 gene encoding MATH and LRR domain-containing protein PFE0570w-like isoform X1 yields the protein MNCVVEERINNIQSENALIQDTKKEMIKNSGKLKLNNDESKLSIIELFPWILEFRKMCKCIHTEKSMASLKELMKFYLRNISVSVNECYTRPLRAGKLKDFISDSLMLFLYIYRELSKDCDRFSYLNIMSDLLAFYIDMELKASRKSREDHDKICARITSCLYVYLEHSMDYLLDTLMKIQFMCRSYHHILDPIMTKIIKSIPTHPESDIMYIRYFFIYRLWRKINENVAVKNQITTAAIASLGPLPLTFSSSILEDVLPKVPKSQPNSTKSLLQQKFDIKKHCVMFTQYCKENNGSVYQDGPATPIDSSSRINSKMVFIYPEDIVKEDVEYIDNNINSIISNKNKQNESISLLKTFKSLNLEKQTSFKCLGTFSNNISTKHVNSKTMKSNKNRLRRKCKKTNEIVVIDLTSDVVLEKCIKKRKSRKLAWLEEAKKNIDLKIITASQKKQKQKSSISRSHQLEEPSQLVDATENLNKKQESNQMVIDVKNSENNKKLIACTENITKSIDIEVNTKKTQIKTSTITNKAVLTEILSLKKQVSKVSNSIVNSNCLSNRDNSNIQNEEKKDDRFNKQTVIKRLVETDDFSEPETREKLESFKKVCDLETECAGVNNITICTPYNSKDNAANSNHSNFNVINNEITDKITLSKNTERSNQNIQNNKTLDVCFNKTILESDYSNKIFNSEVRCEELITAQNNKTETISTETIKNIEASSVKSLVNYKEKQESSCVFVKISTMQEKSESQMESKSSKCTNKVKNEFCPRTELEICKEINKNIKEDKSSIANIRESIFESYSMDKKNISNTNNATCPNENIENNKNSCIDTNFKRCIDDIIENKCDGKFGKYTNKEDISCESNEISSVSSEIETKECSKIIEEKNVNNVAKNKYITQELQDNIDGLSLLASVSQHIPHLKPESDIKCDQIKVKDYASLRYACYNQITDDEADTNDSSNTVSQLLENPSTEIINRIVGIYPEDALDVALHVEVTSNETNNGNNDSELCKVIFQPETNLNYDTDTLTHNLAPIENNVQTVKENTNVILNGETVVLLQKSPNSNLYIINKAIENSKDHNNDEENNRLKEKNWISQTEDCGQFETLSSLDHVSCNLDLTPYQENKCSIVRGKGIKIEWEDNFSDMKTYSTKLSTDMLSINSQIYQDINVMNKSIDKRKSNSTFRQNIKQEFNISNHMASNCAIPGFSGIHSHPREVDSQHPLHIPATHPTTLPAIYGNCADNTELCVPYHKHCTSVSCNLQINATSSLYSHAKSGNPCGRSHCSCLNCTYDIVAHCRQCMHPASDSHVSCIESSPYFLSTHSSVQSPAVQEHDRAKNEVIEKLYDDQLLCKIEKNLLQNNSLEKLEVQCDSERMFNKAAENKLPLKKRLKAHAMAYGEVQIKAKNVDNYPAMPMMSIAALEALDNTRKGSDQIVKSEYEVSVGKKEESHNDYHCSSNLIRRNYYKDMHVANSHQNLAKENTRKIECQFRSTNNQTDNTICQESCLQRTVKTSAQRKEINLSDVASLKQFDIEPMEQEGTYKKIKKTQSPLRQTRSSKRNVPKVNYSYTDVDPEWNPSGESKRKRKKTSR from the exons ATGAATTGTGTTGTGGAAGAGCGGATAAATAACATACAAAGCGAAAATGCTCTAATACAAG ATACCAAAAaggaaatgattaaaaacagTGGAAAACTAAAATTGAACAATGATGAATCAAAACTatctattattgaattatttccaTGGATATTAGAATTTAGGAAAATGTGTAAATGTATACATACAGAGAAAAGTATGGCATCTTTAAAAGaacttatgaaattttatttaag aaatataaGTGTCAGTGTAAATGAGTGTTACACAAGGCCTTTGAGAGCTGGAAAATTAAAGGATTTTATTAGTGACTCTTTAatgttattcttatatatttatcgtgaACTTTCTAAG gattGTGATAGATtcagttatttaaatattatgtcaGATTTATTAGCATTCTATATAGATATGGAATTAAAAGCATCTAGAAAAAGCAGAGAGGATCATGATAAAATTTGTGCAAGGATTACTTCCTGTCTATATGTTTATCtag AACATTCCatggattatttattagatacattgatgaaaatacaatttatgtgTCGCAGTTATCATCATATTTTAGATCCAATTATGAc gaaaataataaaaagtattcccACACATCCAGAATcagatataatgtatattcgttacttttttatttatcgtttgtggagaaaaataaatgaaaatgtagctgtaaaaaatcaaataacaaCTGCAGCAATTGCATCTCTGGGGCCATTGCCATTAACATTTTCATCAAGTATATTAGAAGATGTATTGCCAAAAGTGCCAAAGAGTCAACCAAATTCTACAAAATCTCTTCtacaacaaaaatttgatataaagaaACATTGTGTAATGTTTACACAATATTGCAAAGAAAACAATGGAAGTGTATACCAGGACGGACCTGCAACTCCCATTGATTCGTCCAGtagaattaattcaaaaatggtatttatatat CCGGAAGATATCGTTAAGGAAGATgtagaatatatagataataacataaattcaattatttcaaataaaaataaacaaaatgaatCTATTTCTTTgctaaaaacttttaaatctctaaatttggaaaaacaaactagttttaaatgtttaggtacattttcgaataatatttctacaaaGCATGTTAATTCTAAAACAATGAAATCAAACAAAAATCGTTTGCggagaaaatgtaaaaagacCAATGAGATTGTAGTTATTGACTTAACTAGCGATGTAGTGcttgaaaaatgtataaagaaaaggaaatcaaGAAAATTAGCATGGTTAGAAGAGGCAAAGAAGAACATCGATTTGAAGATAATAACAGCATCACAGAAGAAACAAAAGCAAAAAAGTAGTATTTCACGAAGTCATCAATTAGAAGAACCATCTCAATTAGTAGATGCCACAGAAAATCTcaataaaaaacaagaatCTAACCAGATGGTTATTGATGTTAAAAATagcgaaaataataaaaaattgatagctTGTACAGAAAACATAACAAAATCAATCGATATAGAAGTCAATACTAAAAAAACACAAATTAAAACATCTACAATAACCAATAAAGCAGTTTTGACTGAGATACTCTCATTAAAAAAGCAAGTATCAAAAGTTTCAAATAGCATTGTTAATAGTAATTGTTTAAGTAACAGAGATAATTCGAATAtacaaaatgaagaaaagaaagacgatagatttaataaacaaactgTGATCAAGCGACTGGTAGAAACAGATGATTTCTCAGAACCTGAAACACGCGAAAAActtgaaagttttaaaaaagtcTGTGATCTAGAAACAGAATGCGCAGGTGTAAATAATATCACAATATGTACTCCATATAATTCCAAAGATAATGCCGCTAATTCTAATCATTCTAACttcaatgtaattaataatgaaataaccgATAAGATaacattatcgaaaaatacagAAAGAAGTAATCAAAATATccagaataataaaacattagatgtttgtttcaataaaacaattcttgaatctgattattctaataagatatttaattctgAAGTTAGATGTGAAGAATTAATTACggcacaaaataataaaactgaaaCGATTTCTACTGAAACAATAAAGAACATTGAAGCATCTTCTGTTAAAAGTTTAGTAAATTATAAGGAAAAGCAAGAGTCATCATGTGTGTTTgtcaaaatttcaacaatgcAAGAAAAGTCTGAATCACAAATGGAATCGAAATCATCAAAATGTACAAACaaagtaaaaaatgaattctgCCCGCGAACagaattagaaatttgtaaagaaataaacaagaatataaaagaagataaatcaAGCATTGCTAATATCAGAGAATCTATTTTCGAATCTTATTCTatggataagaaaaatatttctaatacaaataatgcaaCGTGcccgaatgaaaatattgagaataataaaaattcttgtatCGATACAAACTTTAAGAGATGTATAGATGATATAATAGAGAACAAGTGCGATGGTAAGTTTGGAAAATATACTAATAAGGAAGATATTTCTTGTGAATCTAATGAAATATCTTCTGTGTCATCGGAAATAGAGACAAAAGAATgtagtaaaataatagaagaaaaaaatgtgaataatgttgccaaaaataaatacatcacTCAAGAATTACAAGACAATATCGATGGTTTATCGTTGTTGGCTAGTGTTTCGCAACATATACCCCATTTGAAGCCTGAATCTGATATAAAATGTGatcaaataaaagtaaaagattACGCATCTTTGAGATATGCGtgttataatcaaattactGACGATGAGGCAGATACAAATGATTCGTCAAACACTGTTTCTCAATTGCTCGAAAATCCATCCACAGAAATTATCAATAGAATTGTCGGTATTTATCCCGAGGATGCCTTAGATGTTGCACTTCACGTAGAAGTAACAtctaatgaaacaaataatggaaataatgaTAGCGAATTGTGTAAAGTCATATTTCAACCGGAAACAAATCTAAATTATGACACAGATACATTAACACATAATTTAGCTCCTATAGAAAATAATGTGCAAACTgtgaaagaaaatacaaatgtaATACTAAACGGAGAAACTGTAGTTTTGCTGCAAAAATCTCCTAATAGCAATTTGTACATTATAAACAAAGCAATCGAAAATTCTAAAGATCATAATAACGATGAAGAGAACAAtagattaaaggaaaaaaattggatatctCAAACTGAAGATTGTGGACAATTTGAAACTCTATCTTCTTTAGATCATGTATCGTGTAATTTGGATTTAACTCCGTATCAAGAGAACAAGTGTTCCATAGTGCGAggtaaaggaataaaaatagaatgggaagataatttttcagatatgAAAACATATTCCACGAAGTTGTCAACTGATATGCTCTCTataaattcacaaatatatcaGGATATAAATGTTATGAACAAATCGATAGACAAGAGGAAATCAAATTCTACTTTTCGACAAAATATCAAGCAAGAGTTCAATATCTCCAACCACATGGCATCGAATTGTGCAATTCCAGGATTCAGTGGAATTCACTCGCATCCACGAGAAGTTGATAGTCAACATCCCTTGCATATTCCCGCTACTCATCCAACGACCTTACCAGCGATTTATGGAAATTGTGCTGACAACACGGAATTGTGTGTACCATATCATAAACATTGCACTTCGGTATCatgtaatttacaaattaatgcCACTTCTTCCCTTTATTCGCATGCGAAATCGGGAAATCCGTGTGGAAGATCGCATTGCTCTTGTTTAAATTGCACTTATGATATCGTTGCGCATTGCAGACAATGTATGCACCCGGCATCGGATTCTCATGTGTCTTGTATCGAAAGTAGTCCGTATTTCTTGTCAACGCACTCTTCAGTACAAAGCCCTGCCGTCCAAGAGCATGACAGAGCAAAGAATGAGgtcatagaaaaattatacgacGATCAATTATTGTGTAAGATAGAGAAGAAtcttttgcaaaataattcattggaaaaattggaagtACAATGTGATTCCGAAAGGATGTTTAATAAAGCtgcagaaaataaattaccttTGAAGAAAAGGTTGAAAGCGCATGCAATGGCATATGGTGAAGTACAGATAAAAGCAAAAAATGTAGACAATTATCCTGCTATGCCTATGATGTCCATAGCTGCTTTAGAAGCATTGGACAATACGCGGAAAGGATCCGATCAAATCGTTAAATCTGAATACGAAGTATCTGTtggtaaaaaagaagaatcacaTAATGACTATCATTGTAGTTCAAATTtgataagaagaaattattataaggaTATGCATGTTGCCAATTCACATCAGAATCTcgcaaaagaaaatacaagaaaGATCGAATGTCAATTTCGATCGACAAATAATCAGACTGATAATACGATATGTCAGGAATCTTGTCTTCAGAGGACAGTTAAAACATCCGCGCAACGGAAAGAGATCAATCTGTCAGACGTGGCATCTTTAAAGCAATTTGATATAGAACCGATGGAACAAGAAGGAACGtacaaaaagataaagaaaacacAGTCGCCTCTACGACAAACAAGAAGCTCAAAACGAAACGTTCCTaaagtaaattattcttaCACCGATGTTGATCCAGAATGGAATCCGTCCGGTGAGTCAAAACGCAAACGTAAAAAGACTAGTCGATGA